The genomic interval TAATTATAGGCATATTAACCTCCTCACTATTATTTTTTTAATTATGATATTTTTTTATTTAATAGTTGTAAAATTTTTGTAAAATAATGGAATTATTTTAATTTAATATTTTGCTCGTAACGTTTTATGTCTTCAAAGGTAGTCTTGTCTGTTTCTATTATGTGCTTTTTAACAGTATCTATTAAGTCATTAAGGATATGCTCTGGGAGTGCAATGACTATATTTAGATCTAAAAGATTATATAATTTTCTAAATTTCTCAATTATCTCACTGTGTTCCTTCATTTGTTTTTCCAAAGCCGGATGATTATATTTTTTTAAAAGCTTTTCTTCAGTATAAAAATGTTCATCAACGGTAACATTTAACTTTCTCAATCTCCATAGATTTAATTTCTTTGTTGTCCCATTTTTTATTTTAAAAACTGTATCTTCTAAATATTTCATAATTCTTTCATGTTGTTCATCAATGTCTTTAATACCAATAAGAAAATCATTAGAATTTTTCAAATGTGCCACAACAAATCTCTCACATCTAATATAAATAGATGTTAACTTTATATTATAATTTTAATTATTTTAATTATTATAATTATTTACATATGTCAATAATAAAATTATATTTATTTCACAAATTGATAATATTATTTATTTGTACCAATAAATAGCTCTTCAAATTTATCGGCAGGTAATGGCTTTGAAAAATAATAACCCTGATATTCGTCACAGCCCCACTCTTTTAAAATCTTATATTGTTCTTCAGTT from Deferribacterota bacterium carries:
- a CDS encoding hemerythrin domain-containing protein, whose amino-acid sequence is MAHLKNSNDFLIGIKDIDEQHERIMKYLEDTVFKIKNGTTKKLNLWRLRKLNVTVDEHFYTEEKLLKKYNHPALEKQMKEHSEIIEKFRKLYNLLDLNIVIALPEHILNDLIDTVKKHIIETDKTTFEDIKRYEQNIKLK